In Methanosphaera sp. ISO3-F5, a genomic segment contains:
- a CDS encoding flavodoxin — MAKSLVIYYSRPGQNYVNGEIVDLPVGNTQIIVDYIKEFTGADTFQVETVKEYPADYMQTTEVAQEEQDDDARPELKEELSDISEYDIVYVASPNWWGTLPMAMFTQLEKLDFTGKKVKTVITHEGSGLGSSMSDVKKLCEGAEIEKGLAIHGADVKENKSTIENWVE; from the coding sequence ATGGCAAAAAGTTTAGTAATATATTATTCAAGACCTGGACAAAACTATGTAAACGGAGAAATAGTGGACCTACCAGTAGGAAACACGCAGATAATTGTTGATTATATAAAGGAATTTACAGGAGCGGATACGTTCCAGGTAGAAACAGTGAAGGAATACCCTGCAGATTATATGCAAACAACAGAAGTAGCACAAGAGGAACAGGATGATGATGCAAGACCAGAACTAAAAGAGGAACTAAGTGATATCAGTGAATATGATATAGTATATGTTGCATCACCTAACTGGTGGGGAACACTACCTATGGCTATGTTCACACAACTGGAAAAACTGGACTTCACAGGTAAGAAGGTTAAAACTGTTATCACACATGAAGGTTCAGGACTTGGATCTTCAATGAGTGATGTTAAAAAACTGTGTGAAGGAGCAGAAATTGAAAAAGGACTTGCAATACATGGAGCAGATGTGAAAGAAAATAAGTCTACAATAGAAAACTGGGTAGAATAA
- a CDS encoding carboxymuconolactone decarboxylase family protein, which yields MQLTEKAKENRDKVLPYYESDLNKTDPEFMEIFNNFLFDEVQMNTRLPERSQMLITLATLITNQSTKQYEIAVEAAINIGLKAVEIKEGLYQSAPYVGFSKMYDFLDVTNQIFDEKGIDVPIPGQSTTTRKDRVERGYEIQLNYFGKIIEDMNENTPKDQKHFNEFLKGYCFGDFYTRTGLDDQDRELITFSIIASLGGCENQLRGHTAGNLAVGNDKDTLIGAVTVLLPFIGFPRSLNALAIINEICQ from the coding sequence ATGCAGTTAACAGAAAAAGCCAAAGAAAACAGGGACAAAGTATTACCATATTATGAATCTGATTTAAACAAAACAGACCCTGAATTCATGGAAATATTCAACAATTTCCTATTTGATGAAGTGCAAATGAACACAAGACTACCTGAAAGAAGTCAAATGCTCATAACACTAGCAACACTCATAACCAACCAATCAACAAAACAATATGAAATCGCTGTAGAAGCAGCAATCAACATTGGATTAAAAGCAGTTGAAATAAAAGAAGGATTATATCAGTCAGCACCATATGTTGGATTTTCAAAGATGTATGACTTCCTGGATGTAACAAACCAAATATTTGACGAAAAAGGAATAGATGTACCAATACCTGGACAGTCAACAACCACCCGTAAGGACAGGGTAGAAAGAGGATATGAAATACAATTAAACTACTTTGGAAAAATTATAGAAGATATGAATGAAAACACGCCAAAAGACCAAAAACATTTCAATGAATTCCTTAAAGGATACTGTTTTGGTGACTTCTATACCAGAACAGGATTGGATGACCAGGATAGGGAACTGATAACATTCAGTATAATTGCATCTCTTGGTGGTTGTGAGAATCAGTTAAGAGGACATACTGCCGGAAATCTTGCAGTTGGTAATGATAAAGACACTTTAATAGGTGCAGTTACAGTTTTATTACCATTTATTGGTTTTCCAAGATCACTCAATGCATTAGCAATAATAAATGAAATATGTCAATAA